A window from Drosophila kikkawai strain 14028-0561.14 chromosome 2L, DkikHiC1v2, whole genome shotgun sequence encodes these proteins:
- the KFase gene encoding kynurenine formamidase, protein MYNPKSQDLDREYFPSYHTTRFQNEPEPNLAVVEHFIKVTQQHERDLTENRNIIVENLRYGEGRRVVDVFSDKNTPVHSPLLVFVHGGYWQMLDKSHSCSIVGPLVRQGIRVAVMDYNLCPAVSLEKLMAEFVRFLDWIFRYAELTQVMEITFVGHSAGAHLLSRILNSPEVVSPQRSQMCWALVFMCGVYDLRELYNLESVNPKNILDIDERKAESLSPMLWSYTDVGGWRSTRIYVLVAEHDSVTFIEQSRRFSEVLRNAGFQTSFKVFQKYDHFDIIEETAIDDSDISRYLRNIRNE, encoded by the exons ATGTACAATCCGAAAAGCCAGGACCTTGACCGGGAGTATTTTCCTAGTTATCACACTACCAGGTTTCAAAATGAGCCGGAACCAAATTTGGCCGTTGTAGAGCATTTTATAAAAGTAACTCAACAGC ATGAAAGGGACTTGACCGAGAATCGGAACATCATCGTGGAAAACTTGCGCTATGGCGAAGGGCGCCGAGTTGTGGATGTCTTCTCCGACAAGAATACACCCGTCCACAGTCCACTTTTAGTGTTCGTACATGGCGGCTACTGGCAGATGCTGGACAAGAGCCACTCCTGCTCCATCGTGGGGCCACTGGTGCGACAGGGAATCCGTGTGGCCGTTATGGATTACAACCTTTGCCCCGCCGTGAGCCTCGAAAAGCTAATGGCGGAGTTCGTTCGCTTCCTCGACTGGATTTTCAGATACGCCGAGCTCACACAAGTTATGGAAATAACATTCGTCGGGCACTCGGCCGGCGCTCATTTGCTGTCCCGGATCCTCAACTCACCCGAGGTGGTCAGTCCCCAGCGGAGCCAGATGTGCTGGGCCCTGGTCTTCATGTGCGGCGTGTACGACTTGAGGGAGCTGTACAATTTGGAATCGGTGAATCCCAAAAACATTCTGGACATCGACGAGCGCAAAGCGGAGAGCCTGTCGCCCATGCTATGGTCGTACACGGATGTGGGTGGTTGGAGATCGACGCGGATCTACGTATTGGTCGCCGAGCACGACAGCGTCACCTTCATAGAGCAGAGTCGGCGCTTTAGCGAGGTTCTGAGGAATGCCGGCTTCCAGACATCGTTTAAGGTGTTTCAAAAGTACGATCACTTCGACATCATCGAAGAGACGGCCATTGATGACTCCGATATATCCCGGTATTTGCGCAATATCCGGAATGAATAA
- the Phf5a gene encoding PHD finger-like domain-containing protein 5A, producing the protein MAKHHPDLIFCRKQPGVAIGRLCEKDDGKCVICDSYVRPCTLVRICDECNYGSYQGRCVICGGPGVSDAYYCKSCTIQEKDRDGCPKIVNLGSSKTDLFYERKKYGFKQNY; encoded by the exons ATGGCCAAGCATCATCCGGACTTGATTTTCTGCCGCAAGCAACCCGGCGTGG CCATTGGACGGCTGTGCGAGAAAGACGACGGAAAATGTGTGATCTGCGACTCCTACGTGCGGCCCTGCACCCTTGTCCGGATCTGCGACGAGTGCAACTACGGCTCCTATCAAGGCAGGTGCGTCATCTGCGGCGGTCCCGGAGTATCCGATGCATACTACTGCAAGTCCTGCACCATACAGGAGAAGGAC CGCGACGGATGCCCCAAGATCGTAAACCTGGGTAGCTCCAAGACTGATCTGTTCTATGAACGCAAGAAATATGGCTTCAAACAAAA CTACTGA
- the epsilonCOP gene encoding coatomer subunit epsilon, with product MSRQQNEEDTNSALFDARNEYYVGNFMGSINFVLPEQGTAGSELLSYMYLSYLAIDSGRIVASDIKENNSTPLQALRLVHEAFEQPSRTEELLEKLTDKVAGDEDETNLWHIATAIVYCHDGQFENALKILHGSTNLESMALSVQCLLRLQRVDLAKQLVAKMQEISDDATLTQLAQAWVALAQGTEQMQDAFHIYQEFCEKFKPTPALLNGQAVVHLGLERYEEADAVLRESLLKKHNDYDTLINLMVLAHLTGKPAESVTRNLEQLRQFYPKSDFITDLDKKSAEFDRLCLQYDIGGEEKLLTI from the coding sequence ATGAGCCGACAGCAAAACGAAGAGGACACGAACTCGGCGCTGTTCGACGCCCGCAATGAGTACTACGTCGGCAACTTCATGGGCTCGATCAACTTTGTGCTCCCGGAACAGGGAACGGCCGGATCGGAACTGCTGTCCTACATGTACCTCTCCTACTTGGCCATTGATTCCGGGCGCATTGTGGCTTCGGACATCAAGGAGAACAATTCCACACCCCTGCAGGCCCTGCGGCTGGTGCACGAGGCGTTCGAGCAGCCGTCCCGCacggaggagctgctggagaAGCTCACCGACAAGGTGGCTGGCGATGAGGATGAGACCAACCTCTGGCACATTGCTACCGCGATTGTCTACTGCCACGACGGACAGTTCGAGAACGCCCTGAAAATCTTGCATGGATCTACGAATCTGGAGTCCATGGCCTTGTCCGTGCAGTGCCTGCTGCGCCTTCAGCGCGTGGACTTGGCCAAGCAGCTGGTGGCCAAGATGCAGGAGATCAGCGACGATGCCACGCTGACGCAGCTCGCCCAGGCGTGGGTAGCCCTCGCCCAGGGCACGGAACAGATGCAGGACGCCTTCCACATCTACCAGGAGTTCTGTGAGAAATTCAAGCCCACGCCGGCTTTGCTGAACGGCCAGGCGGTAGTTCATTTGGGTCTCGAGCGGTACGAGGAGGCGGATGCCGTCCTGCGCGAATCGCTGCTGAAGAAGCACAACGACTATGACACGCTCATCAACCTCATGGTGCTGGCCCATCTCACGGGCAAGCCGGCAGAGTCTGTCACCCGGAACCTGGAGCAGCTTCGCCAGTTTTACCCTAAGAGCGACTTTATCACCGATCTGGACAAGAAGTCGGCAGAGTTCGACCGCCTCTGTCTGCAATACGACATCGGCGGCGAGGAAAAGCTCCTAACCATCTAA